TTCAGTTTGCTCTCGGAGTTTTTCCTCCACAACCTTTAGAAGCTCTTTAGGGTTTACAGGCTTCATGAGAAATGCGTCCGCTCCCAAGTTTAGGGATTTCACAGCGTTTTCTAGGCTTGGGTAACCTGTAAGCATGATCTTCATCATCCTCGGCATAGTTTCATGCATCTTCACAAGTAGCTCGGTCCCCTCCATATCTGGGAGTTTTATGTCAAGGATGGCTAAGTTGTAAATTTTTTTTCTAGACTTCTCTATGGCCTC
This sequence is a window from Candidatus Bathyarchaeota archaeon. Protein-coding genes within it:
- a CDS encoding response regulator, producing MEEVKTILIVDDDEAILQSLKAILEMKGYKVETAETGKEAIEKSRKKIYNLAILDIKLPDMEGTELLVKMHETMPRMMKIMLTGYPSLENAVKSLNLGADAFLMKPVNPKELLKVVEEKLREQTEIEMLSEDKVKQWIETRMKKLRQQEEL